CGCCGTTAAATCAGAAGCCGCCGTTGATGAGTTAGTTGAAGTTCTAATTGCTGAACTAGAAACAGCTTTATTTTGTACTGGCAATGCAACCTTGTCAGAATTGAGAAGTTCTGGCGCGTTGCAACGGATATAAATGAGCGATAAACATAACATGAAACTAGATGACTGCAATCAACCAACGCAAAACGCCCTCCACATTCGGGGCATAATTGCGATCGCGATCGTCAGTCTCATCTGGGCGACAACTTTTCCCCTGACGAAAGATGCAGTCACTAGCTTTTCGCCAGCCGTACTCACCGCCAGCCGTTTCACCCTTGCAGCAGCGATATTTACCCCGTACTTACGCTCCTTAAATGCGCAGATATTAAGGGATGGGACAGTTTTAGGACTTTTACTTTTTGCCTGTTTTGCTAGCCAAGCGATCGGGCTAGAAACTGCCAATGCCAACCGGGGAGGATTCATTTTTAGCCTCAATGTAATCATCGTCCCCCTATTGGGAGCATTATTCGGTCAGCCCTTGTTTCTGAAAACTATCCTCGCCGCCGGAGTTGCCTTGATAGGCATCGGTATTATGTGCTGGGAAAATGGCTCTCTCGGCATAGGTGACTTGTTGTTGTTTGGTGAAACCTTTATTTACGGGGTCTATATGCTGGTACTTCAGAAAACAGCACAACGCCACTCAACTCTATCCCTCACAGCCATTCAACTGGGCATTGTTGCAGTCTTAAGCGCTATCTGGGCAGTACCAGAGATGGTTGGACAATTTCAGACTCTGAGCAATAACTACGGTATCATCCTCTACCTCGGTCTAGTAGGTACTGCTGGTACTATCTGGTTAGAAACCATAGGTCAGCAATGGATTTCCGCTTCCGAAGCAGCACTATTGTGTACCCTCGACCCGGTACTCACATCTGTTTTTTCCTTTTGGCTACTCGGAGAGAAGTTTGGAGTCCGCGGTTTAATTGGTACAGCTTTGGTACTAATTGCATTAATTTTGAGTCAAATTAAATTTCAATATATAGATCGAAAATTAATATTTGGCACAGAAGATGTTTAAAAATTAGTAATTTAAATTTTCTTATTCCTCTTATCTAAATCTTGGTTAAAACTATGCTGAAATTTTCGATTGAATTCCGACCTCCTATTCCTCGTGCTAAAAGTTTGATTATCGGCACACTAGGGCCTAGTGATACTAGTAGTGACTATGCTTCTAGCTATATAATCAAACAATTAGAATCAGAAGAATTGACTGGAACAACTCAGTTATTTGATAGCTTTCCCGAAGTCAAAGAAGCTTTGCTGCAAGACAAGGTGGATCTGGCTTTAGTGCCTCATGCTTACCAAATGATTAATGAGTTTTATATGGAGCCAGGTTTTGATTTAGGCTTCATTTTTATTTATCCTACTCCAGTGTATGGGTTGGCTAAAAAGAAAAATACAGAGGTAACTTTTAAAGGCGCTAGACTTGTAACTCATCCTGCACCTTTACCTTTGTTATCAAGACTATTACCAGACTCTCAAGACCAATCAGAAATGCAGATAGATTTGTCTCTTTCTACTAGCGATGCGGCAATTCAAGTACAGCAGGGTTTAGCGGCTCTAGCTATTACTAATGAAAACGCCGTTAATGCTTATGATTTAGAGTTTATTTCCACTTATGGAAAAATTCCTATGAGTTGGTCAATTTTTTATAAGAAATTAGCACAAAGTCATGTCTAAATTTTTTCCCCCTCCCACAACTACAAAAATTCATTCAGATGTAGAGTTAATAGCTTATGAATGTCAAGATACCCTTGTGCAGTTAGTGTATCTTCCCCCTGGAGCTAATTTTCCACTCCATGAACATCTCGAAAGTCAGATGGGGATGATAATTTCTGGTCGTTTAGAAATGAACGTCAACGGAACTAAAGAAATTATCGAACCGTTGCAACAAGCTTATATTGCTAACGCTTACGTTCCTCACGGTTCTGTCAATATTTTTTCCGAGACAGCAATAGTATTTGATGTCAAACGGATCGTCAATACTTTACCATCAGCAAAGCCTGATGAGGTGTTTCTCAAAGTATCGCCGAGAAAAGATGAAATTACTGGTTTTTCATGCCGTTCGGTTGTCGCTTCTTGGTTTGAGATTGCAATTACTGAAATTCCGCCAGGTGGCATCATTCCTATACAACAATCTGCTAGGGAAGAAATGGGAATTATCCTTAATGGTAAGTTGATAATGACTGTGGAAAATGAACAGCAACCATTAGCTTATGGTAGTATTTATTACGTTCCGACTGATGTCATATATGGGGGATATAATTCGTCTGATGAAACAGTATCTCTAGTAAAGATATTAATTCCCCTTAACTCTGATTTATCTTACCAAAATACTGCTCTTAATGAAAGAACTGTGCGATCGCTAACTACTTCGTAAAGGCATATCATCATGGATTTAGGATTAACACAGAAAGTAGCTTTAGTGACAGGAGCAAGTGCTGGCATTGGTTATAGCGTTGCCCAAAAGCTGGCAGCAGAAGGTTGTCAGTTAATAATTTGTGGGAGAAATTCTGAGCGATTAGAACAAGCGTATCAAGGTTTGCTTAGTTCTAATGTAAAAGTTATCCCGATTTGTGCTGATGTTCAAAAGGCAAGTGATTCTCAAAAATTAGTCCAAGAAGCTATCAAACAGTTTGGAAAAATTGATATCTTGGTCAATAATTCTGAGGGGGCAAAATTTTCTAATGAAGCAGTAGAAAATCTATCTGATGAAGATTGGTCAACTGTCTTTGAAGGTAAGTTAATGGGCTATATTCGCATGACGAATTTGGTGCTACCGACGATGAAAAATCAGCGATGGGGGCGGGTTATCAATATTGTTGGCACATCAGGAAAAGAACCTTCTAGTCGTCTTGTGAAATCGGGAGTGGGGAATGCTGCATTAATCAACTTTACTAAAACTGTTGCGACGCAAGTTGCTAAGTGGAATGTTTTAGTTACCTGTATAAATCCTGGTTTGATTGATACTCCAAGGCATAGAGAATATTTAGAAGTATTTGCCCAAGAGGAAGGTCGAACAGTTGATTCAATTATAGAAGGAACCAATAAGATGATTCCTCTTGGTCGTCGCGGTTTTTCTGGTGAGGTTGCTAATTTGGTTGCTTTTCTAGCGTCAGAATGTGCTAGTTATATTACGGGTGTGACTATTCCTGTAGATGGCGGATTATCAACCTCTGCTTTTTAAAGGATTTGGTAAGTTTTCAAATTATGGGTTTTATTTGATTTGTGACAATTACTTTTTTATCGAACTGCCAAGCAAAGAAAGAGAAGATTTTATGAGTTATTTAGAGGATGTTTTAAAAGTCATAATTGATGTGTCAAATATTTTTTTACCCCACCCTAACCCTCCCCTTATAAAGGCTACGGTGTACACACATCTCTGTGCTGAGTGCAAAATGTGGCTTGATCCCCCTAAATCCCCCTTAAAAAGGGGGACTTTGACTCTAGTTCCCCCCTTTTTAAGGGGGGTTAGGGGGGATCAAAACGATGTGGATAAGATGATCAGACTTGTGTGTACACCGTAGCCTTATAAAGGGGAGGGAACTAGATTTACGGTTTCCCCCCTTTATAAGGAGGGATTAAGGGGGGTAATAATTACAACATACCACTTTTCAAATAACCTCTTAGGATGGCTATATGGAAATAATTCACATAATTAATATCATATAAAACAATGGTAGTTGCACAAAATC
This Nostoc sp. KVJ3 DNA region includes the following protein-coding sequences:
- a CDS encoding SDR family oxidoreductase, which codes for MDLGLTQKVALVTGASAGIGYSVAQKLAAEGCQLIICGRNSERLEQAYQGLLSSNVKVIPICADVQKASDSQKLVQEAIKQFGKIDILVNNSEGAKFSNEAVENLSDEDWSTVFEGKLMGYIRMTNLVLPTMKNQRWGRVINIVGTSGKEPSSRLVKSGVGNAALINFTKTVATQVAKWNVLVTCINPGLIDTPRHREYLEVFAQEEGRTVDSIIEGTNKMIPLGRRGFSGEVANLVAFLASECASYITGVTIPVDGGLSTSAF
- a CDS encoding cupin domain-containing protein, producing MSKFFPPPTTTKIHSDVELIAYECQDTLVQLVYLPPGANFPLHEHLESQMGMIISGRLEMNVNGTKEIIEPLQQAYIANAYVPHGSVNIFSETAIVFDVKRIVNTLPSAKPDEVFLKVSPRKDEITGFSCRSVVASWFEIAITEIPPGGIIPIQQSAREEMGIILNGKLIMTVENEQQPLAYGSIYYVPTDVIYGGYNSSDETVSLVKILIPLNSDLSYQNTALNERTVRSLTTS
- a CDS encoding LysR family transcriptional regulator, with translation MLKFSIEFRPPIPRAKSLIIGTLGPSDTSSDYASSYIIKQLESEELTGTTQLFDSFPEVKEALLQDKVDLALVPHAYQMINEFYMEPGFDLGFIFIYPTPVYGLAKKKNTEVTFKGARLVTHPAPLPLLSRLLPDSQDQSEMQIDLSLSTSDAAIQVQQGLAALAITNENAVNAYDLEFISTYGKIPMSWSIFYKKLAQSHV
- a CDS encoding DMT family transporter codes for the protein MSDKHNMKLDDCNQPTQNALHIRGIIAIAIVSLIWATTFPLTKDAVTSFSPAVLTASRFTLAAAIFTPYLRSLNAQILRDGTVLGLLLFACFASQAIGLETANANRGGFIFSLNVIIVPLLGALFGQPLFLKTILAAGVALIGIGIMCWENGSLGIGDLLLFGETFIYGVYMLVLQKTAQRHSTLSLTAIQLGIVAVLSAIWAVPEMVGQFQTLSNNYGIILYLGLVGTAGTIWLETIGQQWISASEAALLCTLDPVLTSVFSFWLLGEKFGVRGLIGTALVLIALILSQIKFQYIDRKLIFGTEDV